The following proteins come from a genomic window of Oxyura jamaicensis isolate SHBP4307 breed ruddy duck chromosome 12, BPBGC_Ojam_1.0, whole genome shotgun sequence:
- the ITIH3 gene encoding inter-alpha-trypsin inhibitor heavy chain H3 isoform X2 produces the protein MESHLLLCILLSIPAIASSDLLVTHVRNIKKRNAENDLVVNGIEIYSMKIDSKVTSRFAHNVITSRAVNRGNVHKEVFFDVELPKTAFITNFSMTIDGVTYPGNIKEKEAAKQEYEKAVSKGQTAGLVKASGRKTEKFTVSVNIAAASKVTFELTYEELLKRQFGKYEMFIKVKPKQLVKDFEIDVNIFEPQGITELEAEGTFITNDLQNVIKKTFSDKKGHISFKPTLDQQRTCANCSQSLLDGDFTVKYDVKRTTPDNLQIVNGYFVHFFAPTNLPQLPKNIIFVIDISGSMSGREIEQTREALLKILDDIRDDDFFNFILFGSDVRTWKEKLIKATPENLDEARKFVRGINTEGMTNLYGGIMKGIEILNAAHEENFVPKRSASIIIMLTDGQPNVGISNTQDIRAHVKKATEGKYPLYNLGFGYGVDYGFLEKMALENKGLARRIYPDSDSALQLQGFYEEVSNPMLTDVELHYPENEISGLTKNSFKHFYDGSEIVVAGRFVDINQNSLTVDVKGEGANDALSFTTQQDAEQTAKAFQEQEYIFGDYIERLWAYLTIEQLLEKRTAATGEEKENLTAEVLDLSLKYKFVTPLTSMVVTKPEDYDNQVGIADKMTEAQAAPVVMQAPPLYLSRPAWYTSVDGDPHFIISVPQKEDAICFNINEKPGDVLSLINDPVTGITVNGELIGDKRANSDAKTQNTYFGKLGIANKYLNLKVTVTSEKISIENGNEKTAFTWLDSVTLQQEGLTLIINREKNLVLSMGGGASFVIVLHQVWKKHPLQQDFLGLYTLKSHKLSEQTHGLLGQFFHPIDFTILEIHPGSDPKKPDATMIIKNKELTVTRGWQKDYRKDPKHGVDIPCWFVHNNGAGLIDGVHTDYIVSSLF, from the exons GTTGTCAATGGGATAGAAATCTATAGCATGAAAATTGACAGTAAAGTAACTTCACGATTTGCCCACAATGTCATCACCAGTCGAGCTGTTAATCGTGGAAACGTGCACAAAGAAGTCTTCTTTGATGTTGAACTCCCTAAAACAGCCTTCATTACCAACTTCAGCAT GACAATTGATGGTGTCACTTACCctggaaatataaaagaaaaagaagctgccAAACAGGAGTATGAGAAAGCTGTTTCAAAGGGACAGACTGCTGGTCTTGTCAA ggcttcaggaagaaaaacagaaaagttcaCTGTTTCAGTCAACATTGCAGCAGCCAGTAAAGTCACTTTTGAACTCACATATGAGGAACTGCTGAAGCGACAGTTTGGAAAATATGAGATGTTCATCAAAGTAAAACCGAAGCAGCTTGTCAAAGATTTTGAG attgATGTAAATATCTTTGAGCCACAAGGCATCACTGAGCTGGAAGCTGAAGGAACATTCATCACCAATGATCTgcaaaatgtcattaaaaaaactttttcagataaaaag gggCATATTTCTTTCAAGCCAACTCTTGATCAGCAGCGAACCTGTGCAAATTGTTCGCAGTCTCTCTTGGATGGagattttactgtaaaatatgaTGTGAAGAGAACAACTCCAGATAATTTGCAG attgtcAATGGTTACTTTGTACACTTCTTTGCACCAACAAATCTTCCACAGTTGCCcaagaatattatttttgtaatagaTATTAGTGGCTCAATGTCTGGAAGGGAAATAGAACAG ACAAGAGAAGCACTTCTAAAAATCTTAGATGACATTAGAGATGATGATTTCTTCAATTTCATACTGTTTGGTAGTGATGTACgcacttggaaagaaaaattaatcaaGGCCACTCCTGAAAATTTGGATGAAGCAAGGAAGTTCGTTCGGGGCATTAACACTGAAGGCA TGACAAATTTATATGGTGGTATAATGAAAGGAATTGAGATACTGAATGCTGCTCATGAAGAAAACTTTGTGCCCAAGAGAAGTGCTTCTATAATTATTATGCTAACAGATGGCCAACCAAATGTAG GCATATCAAATACCCAGGACATTCGGGCGCATGTGAAAAAAGCCACTGAAGGGAAATACCCTTTATACAATCTTGGTTTTGGCTATGGTGTTGACTATGGTTTCTTAGAGAAGATGGCACTAGAAAATAAAGGATTGGCCCGTCGGATTTATCCTGACTCTGATTCAGCTTTACAACTTCAG GGTTTTTATGAAGAGGTGTCCAATCCCATGCTCACTGATGTGGAGTTACACTacccagaaaatgaaatatcagGCTTAactaaaaacagttttaagcaTTTCTATGATGGGTCTGAGATTGTGGTGGCTGGACGCTTTGTAGACATCAACCAAAACAGTTTGACTGTAGATGTGAAAGGTGAAGGT GCTAATGATGCCCTGTCATTTACTACACAACAAGATGCAGAACAAACAGCTAAAGCTTTCCAAGAACAGGAATACATATTTGGGGATTACATTGAAAGGCTCTGGGCTTATCTCACGATTGAACAACTCCTGGAAAAACG CACTGCAGcgacaggagaagaaaaggagaatctTACAGCTGAAGTCCTGGATCTCTCACTAAAGTACAAGTTTGTAACACCACTGACATCCATGGTGGTAACAAAGCCAGAAGACTATGACAATCAAGTTGGGATTGCTGATAAAATGACTGAAG cacaggctgccccagTTGTTATGCAGG CTCCACCATTATATTTATCAAGGCCTGCATGGTATACTAGTG TTGATGGCGATCCACACTTCATTATATCAGTGCCACAAAAAGAGGATGCCATTTGCTTCAATATCAATGAAAAACCAGGTGATGTGTTAAGTTTAATAAATGACCCAGTTACAG GCATCACAGTCAATGGAGAACTCATTGGTGATAAGAGAGCAAACAGCGATGCAAAGacacaaaatacatattttggaaaacttGGCATTGCAAACAAGTATCTGAATTTAAAAGTGACAGTAACTTCTGAGAAGATCTCAATTGAGAATGGCAATGAAAAGACAGCTTTTACCTGGCTTGACTCAGTCACATTGCAACAAGAAGG TTTAACTTTGATaattaacagggaaaaaaatctggtgcTCTCAATGGGAGGTGGTGCAtcatttgttattgttttgcACCAAGTATGGAAGAAACATCCTCTCCAACAGGATTTCTTAGGACTGTATACATTGAAAAGTCATAAATTGTCTGAGCAGACCCACGGATTACTAG GACAATTTTTCCACCCTATTGACTTCACCATACTTGAAATCCATCCTGGGTCCGATCCCAAGAAACCAGATGCCACAATgattattaaaaacaaggaaCTGACAGTAACAAG GGGCTGGCAGAAGGATTACAGAAAAGATCCTAAGCATGGCGTTGATATTCCCTGCTGGTTTGTTCATAACAATGGAGCTGGGCTAATAGATGGTGTTCATACA
- the ITIH3 gene encoding inter-alpha-trypsin inhibitor heavy chain H3 isoform X1, translating into MESHLLLCILLSIPAIASSDLLVTHVRNIKKRNAENDLVVNGIEIYSMKIDSKVTSRFAHNVITSRAVNRGNVHKEVFFDVELPKTAFITNFSMTIDGVTYPGNIKEKEAAKQEYEKAVSKGQTAGLVKASGRKTEKFTVSVNIAAASKVTFELTYEELLKRQFGKYEMFIKVKPKQLVKDFEIDVNIFEPQGITELEAEGTFITNDLQNVIKKTFSDKKGHISFKPTLDQQRTCANCSQSLLDGDFTVKYDVKRTTPDNLQIVNGYFVHFFAPTNLPQLPKNIIFVIDISGSMSGREIEQTREALLKILDDIRDDDFFNFILFGSDVRTWKEKLIKATPENLDEARKFVRGINTEGMTNLYGGIMKGIEILNAAHEENFVPKRSASIIIMLTDGQPNVGISNTQDIRAHVKKATEGKYPLYNLGFGYGVDYGFLEKMALENKGLARRIYPDSDSALQLQGFYEEVSNPMLTDVELHYPENEISGLTKNSFKHFYDGSEIVVAGRFVDINQNSLTVDVKGEGANDALSFTTQQDAEQTAKAFQEQEYIFGDYIERLWAYLTIEQLLEKRTAATGEEKENLTAEVLDLSLKYKFVTPLTSMVVTKPEDYDNQVGIADKMTEAEAQAAPVVMQAPPLYLSRPAWYTSVDGDPHFIISVPQKEDAICFNINEKPGDVLSLINDPVTGITVNGELIGDKRANSDAKTQNTYFGKLGIANKYLNLKVTVTSEKISIENGNEKTAFTWLDSVTLQQEGLTLIINREKNLVLSMGGGASFVIVLHQVWKKHPLQQDFLGLYTLKSHKLSEQTHGLLGQFFHPIDFTILEIHPGSDPKKPDATMIIKNKELTVTRGWQKDYRKDPKHGVDIPCWFVHNNGAGLIDGVHTDYIVSSLF; encoded by the exons GTTGTCAATGGGATAGAAATCTATAGCATGAAAATTGACAGTAAAGTAACTTCACGATTTGCCCACAATGTCATCACCAGTCGAGCTGTTAATCGTGGAAACGTGCACAAAGAAGTCTTCTTTGATGTTGAACTCCCTAAAACAGCCTTCATTACCAACTTCAGCAT GACAATTGATGGTGTCACTTACCctggaaatataaaagaaaaagaagctgccAAACAGGAGTATGAGAAAGCTGTTTCAAAGGGACAGACTGCTGGTCTTGTCAA ggcttcaggaagaaaaacagaaaagttcaCTGTTTCAGTCAACATTGCAGCAGCCAGTAAAGTCACTTTTGAACTCACATATGAGGAACTGCTGAAGCGACAGTTTGGAAAATATGAGATGTTCATCAAAGTAAAACCGAAGCAGCTTGTCAAAGATTTTGAG attgATGTAAATATCTTTGAGCCACAAGGCATCACTGAGCTGGAAGCTGAAGGAACATTCATCACCAATGATCTgcaaaatgtcattaaaaaaactttttcagataaaaag gggCATATTTCTTTCAAGCCAACTCTTGATCAGCAGCGAACCTGTGCAAATTGTTCGCAGTCTCTCTTGGATGGagattttactgtaaaatatgaTGTGAAGAGAACAACTCCAGATAATTTGCAG attgtcAATGGTTACTTTGTACACTTCTTTGCACCAACAAATCTTCCACAGTTGCCcaagaatattatttttgtaatagaTATTAGTGGCTCAATGTCTGGAAGGGAAATAGAACAG ACAAGAGAAGCACTTCTAAAAATCTTAGATGACATTAGAGATGATGATTTCTTCAATTTCATACTGTTTGGTAGTGATGTACgcacttggaaagaaaaattaatcaaGGCCACTCCTGAAAATTTGGATGAAGCAAGGAAGTTCGTTCGGGGCATTAACACTGAAGGCA TGACAAATTTATATGGTGGTATAATGAAAGGAATTGAGATACTGAATGCTGCTCATGAAGAAAACTTTGTGCCCAAGAGAAGTGCTTCTATAATTATTATGCTAACAGATGGCCAACCAAATGTAG GCATATCAAATACCCAGGACATTCGGGCGCATGTGAAAAAAGCCACTGAAGGGAAATACCCTTTATACAATCTTGGTTTTGGCTATGGTGTTGACTATGGTTTCTTAGAGAAGATGGCACTAGAAAATAAAGGATTGGCCCGTCGGATTTATCCTGACTCTGATTCAGCTTTACAACTTCAG GGTTTTTATGAAGAGGTGTCCAATCCCATGCTCACTGATGTGGAGTTACACTacccagaaaatgaaatatcagGCTTAactaaaaacagttttaagcaTTTCTATGATGGGTCTGAGATTGTGGTGGCTGGACGCTTTGTAGACATCAACCAAAACAGTTTGACTGTAGATGTGAAAGGTGAAGGT GCTAATGATGCCCTGTCATTTACTACACAACAAGATGCAGAACAAACAGCTAAAGCTTTCCAAGAACAGGAATACATATTTGGGGATTACATTGAAAGGCTCTGGGCTTATCTCACGATTGAACAACTCCTGGAAAAACG CACTGCAGcgacaggagaagaaaaggagaatctTACAGCTGAAGTCCTGGATCTCTCACTAAAGTACAAGTTTGTAACACCACTGACATCCATGGTGGTAACAAAGCCAGAAGACTATGACAATCAAGTTGGGATTGCTGATAAAATGACTGAAG CTGAAG cacaggctgccccagTTGTTATGCAGG CTCCACCATTATATTTATCAAGGCCTGCATGGTATACTAGTG TTGATGGCGATCCACACTTCATTATATCAGTGCCACAAAAAGAGGATGCCATTTGCTTCAATATCAATGAAAAACCAGGTGATGTGTTAAGTTTAATAAATGACCCAGTTACAG GCATCACAGTCAATGGAGAACTCATTGGTGATAAGAGAGCAAACAGCGATGCAAAGacacaaaatacatattttggaaaacttGGCATTGCAAACAAGTATCTGAATTTAAAAGTGACAGTAACTTCTGAGAAGATCTCAATTGAGAATGGCAATGAAAAGACAGCTTTTACCTGGCTTGACTCAGTCACATTGCAACAAGAAGG TTTAACTTTGATaattaacagggaaaaaaatctggtgcTCTCAATGGGAGGTGGTGCAtcatttgttattgttttgcACCAAGTATGGAAGAAACATCCTCTCCAACAGGATTTCTTAGGACTGTATACATTGAAAAGTCATAAATTGTCTGAGCAGACCCACGGATTACTAG GACAATTTTTCCACCCTATTGACTTCACCATACTTGAAATCCATCCTGGGTCCGATCCCAAGAAACCAGATGCCACAATgattattaaaaacaaggaaCTGACAGTAACAAG GGGCTGGCAGAAGGATTACAGAAAAGATCCTAAGCATGGCGTTGATATTCCCTGCTGGTTTGTTCATAACAATGGAGCTGGGCTAATAGATGGTGTTCATACA